The Triticum aestivum cultivar Chinese Spring chromosome 7B, IWGSC CS RefSeq v2.1, whole genome shotgun sequence genome window below encodes:
- the LOC123155974 gene encoding 60S ribosomal protein L10a gives MSKLQSDAVKDAITQIVGEAREKKRKFTETVELQIGLKNYDPQKDKRFSGSVKLPHIPRPKMRVCMLGDAQHVDQAEKMGLDYMDVESLKKMNKNKKLVKKLAKKYHAFLASEAIIKQIPRLLGPGLNKAGKFPTLVSHQESLEAKVNETKATVKFQLKKVLCMGVAVGNLSMDEKQIQQNIQMSVNFLVSLLKKNWQNVRCLYVKSTMGKRVRVF, from the exons ATGAG TAAGCTCCAAAGTGACGCTGTCAAGGATGCTATCACCCAGATTGTTGGGGAGGCCAGAGAAAAGAAGCGCAAGTTCACTGAGACTGTGGAGCTTCAGATCGGTCTCAAAAACTATGACCCACAAAAGGACAAACGTTTCAGCGGCTCAGTGAAGCTGCCCCATATCCCCCGCCCaaagatgagggtgtgcatgcttggTGATGCCCAGCATGTCGACCAG GCTGAGAAAATGGGACTTGACTACATGGATGTTGAAAGTctcaagaagatgaacaagaacaaGAAGCTTGTTAAGAAGCTAGCCAAGAAGTACCATGCTTTCTTGGCATCAGAGGCCATAATCAAGCAGATCCCTCGTCTCCTTGGCCCTGGTCTTAACAAGGCAG GCAAGTTTCCCACTCTGGTTAGTCACCAGGAATCTCTTGAAGCCAAGGTCAACGAGACAAAAGCTACAGTCAAGTTCCAGCTAAAGAAGGTTCTTTGCATGGGTGTTGCTGTAGGCAACTTGTCGATGGACGAGAAGCAGATCCAACAAAACATCCAAATGAGCGTCAACTTCCTTGTGTCCCTCCTGAAGAAGAATTGGCAGAAT GTGAGGTGCCTGTACGTGAAGAGCACCATGGGGAAGCGTGTACGTGTGTTCTAA